In Candidatus Electrothrix scaldis, the genomic window CCCAGGCTGGCTATATTGTTATGGCCCTGCTCGGTGATGCAGGAGCAGCCCGTTCCTCCATTATCTTCTACCTCTTTGTCTATCTGGCAGGAAACTACGCTGTCTTCTTTATTATGGCCATCATCGGGCGCAATGGGGAAGAGAACCGCAGTGGCTTGCAGGGGTTGGGCAAAAGCAATCCCATGCTGGGAGCGATTTTGATGCTTAGCGCCTTTTCCTTGGCAGGGATTCCGCCGCTGGCCGGGTTCATGGGAAAATTTTTCCTCTTTGCCTCAGCTGCACAAAAGGGCTATTACTTCCTCATCGTCTTTGCGGCCCTGAATTCCACCATCTCGCTGTACTACTATCTCCTGTTGGTTAAGGAGGCCTATATAGTTCAGCCTGCTGTAGAGCCTGCTCCCTTTGTTATGGATCGCATGCAGAAGATAAGCCTCTTCATCCTCACTGCAATCATGTTGGTCGCTGGGCTTCTGCCTTCCATCAGCAGTAATGTGCTGGCTATTGCGGGATAAGATATAGAGACAAATAGCCTGCTGACGTAGTATCAGTCAGCAAGATTAAAAAGGGTACGCTTTGCGCACCCTTTTTTTTATTGGCTTTATTTCTTATACCGCCTTCTTTTAAGCATGCATCCCAGCAACCACCTGCTGAAGATATCTGTAAAAAGGCCCTGGTCTTCTCCATATCCTCCAGGCTTGTTTGAGGCCCGGTACTTCCTCCCTCCATACAAAGCGAAACAGAAAAATCAACCTTTTTTTCACCTCCATTTGCTTTTCCTGTCCATCAGTGCTAAGATGCCTCTCATTATCAATTATGCGATATAATTACTCCTGATTTCCTGTTCAGGGTATTTTTTTTAGACACTATATATAAGGAGTTACCTATGTTCGATCAGGACATCCCCCCAGCATATACCTTTGACGACGTCCTGCTCGTTCCGGCAAGTTCGGAAGTGCTGCCATCAGAGGTTTCCCTCGCTACCCGGCTCACAGATACAATCTATTTGAACGCCCCTCTGGTTTCAGCAGCTATGGACTCTGTTACGGAACATCGTACCGCGATAGCTATGGCCAGAGCAGGAGGAATCGGGATTATTCACAAAAACATGTCAATAAAGGATCAGGCCAAAGAGGTGGAACGGGTAAAAAAATCCGAATCCGGCATGATTATAGACCCTATTACTGTCACTGAGCAGCAAAGCGTTGCTGAAGTGGAAGAGATTATGGGGATGTATAAGATCTCTGGTCTGCCTGTCCTGCGCGACGGTAAACTGGTGGGCATTGTTACCAACCGGGACCTCCGCTTTGTCTCCAATAGCGAAATGCGGGTCAGTGAAGTCATGACCAGCAAAAATCTGGTCACTGTCCATGAGGGGCTCAGCCTGGATCATTGCAAGGCCCTGCTCCATGAGCACCGGATCGAAAAACTCCTGGTCGTTGATGAGGCAGAAAACCTCAGAGGCCTCATCACCATTAAGGATATAGAGAAAATTAAGAAATACCCGCAGTCTGCCAAGGACGGCAATGGCCGCCTGCTGGTCGGTGCTGCGGTTGGCGTGGGCGCTGACATGCCGGACCGAACCGAGGCCCTGGTCGCTGCCGGTGCTGATGTCATTGTCCTGGATTCAGCCCACGGCCACTCTGCCGGAGTCTTGCAGGCGGTCCGTGAAATCCGGGCTGGCTGGCCGAATCTTTCCGTTATTGCCGGTAATGTTGCCACAGCCGAAGGGACAGCCGCATTGATTGATGCTGGTGCCAATGCCGTTAAAGTTGGCGTTGGTCCTGGTTCTATCTGCACAACCCGCATCGTTGCCGGTGTAGGTGTGCCTCAGCTCACCGCTCTGCAAAACGCCACCAGGGTGGCAAGGGAAAAAGGCGTACCTGTTATCGCTGACGGTGGTATCAAGTTCTCCGGCGATATCTGCAAGGCCATTGGCATCGGTGCAGACTGTGTTATGGTAGGCTCCCTTTTTGCCGGAACCGATGAGACGCCAGGCGATACCTTCCTTTACCAGGGCCGTAAGTACAAAGGCTATCGTGGTATGGGGTCCCTGGGCGCAATGAAGCAGGGCTCCAGCGACCGCTATTTCCAGAAAAAAGACAGTGAGACCTCAAAGCTGGTCCCTGAGGGCATTGAGGGTAAGGTCCCCTATCGTGGTCCCATCTCTGAGATGGTCTATCAATTACTGGGCGGTCTGCGCTCCGGTATGGGATATTGCGGTGCTGCTACCATTGGTGAGCTGCACACCAAGGCGAAATTTGTTCGTATCTCCCCGGCTGGTCTGCGGGAATCCCATGTTCATGATGTTATCATCACCCGCGAGGCCCCCAATTACCGGACTGAGGGTATTTAATCGTACGTAGGGGCAGGCCCCCGTGCCTGCCCTGTACAAGATACAAATACCTGGGCGAACACAGGGGTTCGCCCCTACGTTTCAACGTGCGGCAATAATTCCGTAGGACACGGTGTACCGCGCCCCCTACACATCATACACCACCTTCAAGAAAAATAGCGCTTTCATGCATAACGATACAATAATTATTCTGGACTTCGGTTCCCAGACCACCCAGCTCATTGCCCGCCGTATCCGCGAGCAAAAGGTCTACTCGGAAATACATCCCTACACCCTGCCCCTTGAGCAACTGAAGGCCATGCAGCCCTCTGGTGTTATCCTTTCCGGTGGCCCTGCCTCTGTCTATGACGAGGATGCCCCCATCTCCGACCCAGGCGTCTTTGAACTCGGCGTACCGGTGCTCGGTATCTGCTACGGGGCCCAGCTCATGATGCAGCAACTGGGTGGACGGGTAGAAAAGGCGGAAAAACGCGAGTTCGGCAAGGCATCCCTGACAATTGACTACACAGCAGGCCTGTTCGCGGGTATGGAGCCTGCCCCGGCTGAACATCAGGTCTGGATGAGTCATGGTGATCGGGTTGAGGAGGCAGCTCCCGGCTTTACAGCCACTGCGGGCAGCGAGCACTCGCCCTTTGCCGCTCTGCGTCATGAGGAAAAGCCCTTTGTTGCTGTGCAGTTCCATCCCGAGGTAGCACATACTCTGATCGGTACGGATGTGTTGCGCAACTTCATCTTTGGTATCTGTGAATGCGAGGCCAGCTGGACCATGCATTCCTTTATCCAGTCTACAGTTGCAGAAATCCGGGAAAAGGTAGGCGATGGCCAGGTTCTCTGCGCTCTCTCCGGCGGGGTTGATTCCACAGTGGTTGCAGCCATTGTGCATAAGGCCATCGGTAACCAGCTGACCTGTATCCATGTCAATAACGGCCTGATGCGGATTAACGAGAGCGACACCATCCTCCGTTTCTTCCGGGAGAAAACTGACCTTAAGGTCATTGATATAGATGCTGAATCCTACTTTCTTGAACGCCTGGACGGCATCAACGATCCTGAAGAGAAACGGAAACGGATCGGCTATGGTTTTATCGAGATCTTTGAGCAGGAAGCCAATAAGCTGGGCGATGTAAAATACCTGGCCCAGGGCACCCTGTATCCTGATGTTATTGAGTCCGTGGTCTTCCGTGGCAAGGCACCTATTAAGTCCCATCATAACGTGGGCGGCCTGCCCGAGCGCATGCAGCTCAAACTCATTGAGCCGCTCAGAGAGCTGTTCAAAGATGAGGTTCGCGAACTGGGACTGGAACTTGGCCTGCCGGAAGAGGCCATTTATCGCCAGCCCTTCCCAGGTCCAGGCTTGGGTATCCGCATCATGGGAGCAATTGATAAGGAGCGCCTGCACATCCTGCGGCAGGCAGATGTGATTGTCCTGGAGGAAATGAAAAACTCAGGCTGGTACCGCAAGGTATGGCAGTCCTTTGCTGTCTTACTGCCTATCCAGACTGTCGGTGTTATGGGCGATGGCCGGACCTATGAGCATGTGATTGCCATCCGCTCCGTGGATAGCCGCGATGCCATGACGGCTGACTGGTCTCAGCTTCCTTATGACCTGCTGGGACGTATCTCAACCCGTATCATCAATGAGGTTCGCGGCGTCAACCGGGTTGTGTACGACATCTCCTCCAAACCGCCTTCCACGATTGAGTGGGAGTAAGCCCTTCTCCTGCTCTCTCCTTTGAAGATGATCAGCCTCTTGCTGATCATCTTCATGTATTATCCCAACCAGCTGTGTCGTGATGAAATTTTATTGGGAGAGAAGCATTTTTTCAAAAACCAAAAAGCTGTTTCTGTGATATCCTATAAAGGAAAAGAATATTTTTACGATGTAAACGATGGATTAAATCATTTTGCATTACCTTATCGTGCATGCACGATACAAAACAGCCTAACATTATATTAAAACAAGAACAAAATACACTATTTTATGCTAAAAACAGGAATTTACGTAGACGCTGAGAATATAAAGATGAGCGGCGGCTACGGCATGCGCTATGATGTTTTGGTCGATATTGCCAACACCTCCCCTTCCACCTTATTGCGTGCCAACTGCTATCTTGCAGAGGACCGTGAACGAACCAGCCGGGACGCTGAGTATCGGCAAAAAGTCTATTATTACCATGACATCCTTCGACAATGCGGCTTTAAGGTTATAAAAAAATACGTGCGTCGCTATGAAGATGAGGATGGCAACGTCACGACCAAGGCCAATGCAGATATGGATCTGGCCATTGATGCCTTGCTTCAGGCCCGCAATCTGGACCGTATCATTCTGCTCACCGGTGACGGCGATTTCATTCGCCTGGTGACCGCAATGCAGAACATGGGCTGCCGGGTGGATGTGATCGGCTTTCACAACGTCAGCCGGGAACTGCGCGAAGTGGCAGACTCCTATCTCTCGGGTTTTCTTATCCCTGGTCTTTTGCCTATTCACGAGGAACACTCTCACAGTGGCGAAGGGGAATGGCAACGGGGAACGGTAGCAAACTTTAATGCAGACAGAGGATTTGGTTTTTTTCGCTTTTTCCGTATGGTCAATAAGCAGCTTGAAGCAGAAACGGTTTTTTTCCATCTCTCTAAATCTACTCTGGAAGGCGATTATTATTTTCAGGACTCAACCCGCATTTTTGAATTCAGAATCGTTGAAAATCCTTCCAGTGAAGGACGCTCCGAGGCATGGGATATACGACTTGTCAAAGAGCCCTAAGAAGACAAGGGGAAGCAAGAGGGAAGAATGGCAGAAATTATTATTGATAAGGAAAAATGCAATGGCTGTGGAGCCTGTGTTGACGCATGTCCCGGCGACGTATATGAGCTCAGAGAGGGAAAGGCCGTGGCCGTAAATCCGGATGCCTGCCATCATTGCCATACCTGCGAAGATGTCTGTGAGCAGGATGCCTGCCATGTTGTGGACGAGGACTGATGGGTAAGGACGATATGGAATCCATTATTCTTGCAGGAGATATCGGGGCGACCAAGACCGTCTTGGCGCTCTACGACAGCAGCAGGGTTGTAAGCGATAGTATTGAAGACGGCCTGCTGGCAGAAAGCACCCTGCGCAACACAGACTTTCCCTCCTTTTCTAAGGCCTTAAGCGCATTCCTCGCCAAACAGCAAGTACAGCCGGAACAGGCCTGTTTTGGTGTGGCCGGTCCGATTCAGGACAACAAGGTCAACATGACCAACCTGGACTGGAACCTGAACGGCGCTGATCTTGCCGCTGAGTTTGGTATGAAAGAGGTTTTGCTGGTCAATGATTTGGTTGCCACAGCGAGCGGAGCACTTCATCTCCCCCAGGAAAACCTGGTAGCATTGAATCCAGGGAAGGTCGTAAAAAACGCAAGTGTCGGGGTTCTGGCTGTCGGCACTGGCCTGGGGCAATCCTTTGTCCCGCCTATGCCTATGGGACAACGCAGGCAGGCCTTTCCTACGGAAGGCGGGCATTCATCCTTTGCTCCCCGTAACCAGGAGCAGATAGAACTCCTGCAATACCTACTCTCTCCCTTGGAGGAGGAACCGCAACCACCCCATGTGAGTGTGGAACAGGTTTGTTCCGGCATGGCCCTCCCTGCCCTGTACGCCTTTCAGCTTACCCGCTGTCAGGAACCGGAATGGATGCGGGAAAAACGCCTGGATGCAGAGCCCGCTGCCCTCACACCATTGATTGTTGAGGCAGCCAATGCAGCTTTAGATGGGACTCCTTGTGAGCCCGCACTTCGGGCAGTCCAGCTTCTGCTGGATATTCTTGCTGCCGAGGCAGCTAATCTTGCGCTCAAGGTCTTGGCAACAGGCGGCATATTTCTCGGTGGCGGCATGGTACCACGACTGCTTGCCCACATTGATGCAAAACACTTTATGGAGATCTTCAGCCGGGGTGTCTACCGGGAAATGCTTGGGGACATTCCAGTACATATCATCATGGAGCCCAAGACAGCCTTACTTGGGGCCAGACAACTCGCCCTGAAGCCCTAAAAAGAGCATTCACGGTTGATCTTTCCCTCCTCTTGTAAGTAGAATGAAACCTGATGGAGCAAGCGCAAAACTTGCTCCACATTCTTCACCCCCCCTTTGTTATTAACGTGCCCTAACAAGAATTTTCAGATTCCAAGAATTTTCAGATTCGAAGAAAGACCTATGGACCTCATCGCCGCAGGCGGCAGCCTCCTGATTATGCTCATCGCCATCTACATTTTGGCGATTATGACCGACGAATATTTCATTCCCAGCCTGGACCATATCTCCGGCCTGTTGAAGCTTCCCTCCAATGTGGCTGGAGCCTCGCTCATGGCAATGGGATCTTCAGCTCCGGAACTAGCCATTGCCATGACTGCCCTTTTTCAAGGCAGTGGTGAACACAGTGACGTAGGGATCGGGACCATTGTTGGCTCTGCGGTCTTTAATATCCTGGTGATTACCGGAGCCTCGGCCCTGGCCAGGCCAGCAAAAATAACCCTTTCTGTTGTTCTCCGGGACTGCCTGGTCTATGTGACCTCCATCGTGTTGCTCCTTATTACCTTTTCAGATGGGAAAATCCATCCTTTTGAAGCACTCACCTTTCTTTTGCTCTATGTATTCTATTTGCTTATTCTCTATAAATGGAATTCCTGGTTCCCTGAAGAAACCCTAGCTGCCGCAGAACACGGTGAAGAAGAAAACAAACAATCCCAAGATGCTACAGAGCTGTCCCCAGGCAGCATCATGGGGAGCCTGAAGCACTGGCTCATCAAGTTTCTCGGCATCTTTGCTGGCGAGGTGGAAAAATCCTACCTGCGGGTTTTCTTTGTCTCTATTGCCGTTATTATCGGACTCAGCTGGGTTCTGGTCAAAAGCGTTATCATCTTTGGTGATGCCACAGCCATCCCTCCGGTTATTGTTGCCCTGACCCTGCTGGCTGCTGGCACCTCTGCCCCGGACATGATTTCCTCTGTTGTGGTGGCTCGCCAAGGACGTGGAGACATGGCGGTAGCCAATGCAGTGGGATCCAATATCTTTGATATCCTCATAGGGCTGGGGCTGCCTTGGCTCATTGCTATGGGGATGGGCATGATGACCGGTGGCCACATTTTCGTGGAAGTCGGCACAGCAAACCTCCTCAGCTCTACCCTGGTTCTCTTGGGAACCGTCTTTGTCTTGTTTATCTTTCTCTATACCGAACGAACCCTGAGCAGGAAAGAAGGAGGCATTTTAATTTTCCTCTATCTCATCTACGTGCTGTGGATCGTGTTATGGGGATAAAAAGCGATTATCATCTTTTCCCGGGATGATAATCATCTTTCAGCACCCTTTCCCTTTCCAAGGTATTCCATCGTACCTAAGCCCTATCCTCCTGAGTTATTTCAATATAGCGCCTATCGATAACTATTACCACCTGCCATCATCGTAACCTTCTGAATAAAAAGAAAGTATTATTTTTAATACAAAACGACTTGACAGGGTAATCGTTATCAAATAGTAAATAATTATACGCTTTACAAAAAAAACTCATGTTAACCAAAAAGAGGGGGAAGAACATGAACAAGAACAATCTGAAATTCTTATTGGCTATCGCGCTTGCATCATCCTGGGTCGGTGTGACAAATTCCTATGCTGCCTTAGGCACCACACCTGTACCCGATGTCAGTGCATTAACAGTAGAAGAAGCCGACGCAAAATACGGCGTTGGATCTGGATACGAATATCCAATTGTTTTCGAGGTCAACGCGAAAGTAGGCGCCCAAAAATGTGTCTCAATCGGGCCTGATTGCAGCTTCGCCTGCCCGACACCCAAAATCTACTACCAATCTCCTCATCATTACCTGAACGGGGACGGAAGTCGAATCATCCGCGTTGATGTTTACTATGATAATAATGAGACGGATACCTTCAGAGAGCCATCATGCTAAGAAGTTCCTCGCCAACCAGTCATTATAACAAAAGAGCTGCTCAGACAGTACTTGTTATCAATTTTTACACCTCATAAACGCCATAATGAACAAGGGCGGATATCGAATCCGCCCCGATTATAGTACCCTGCATACCTCCACTTTGTTCCCTGGCTCCAGCCTACCACTCTCACCCCTTCCGCCCACCGTTAAAACAAAGGGCTATTTCCGGTCGCCCCTCTGGGGCTAAATGACCAGGCACCAACGTCCCAAAGGGATTGTCGATCATAGCACGGTGTTTCAACGCCGGGCACAGAACCAGGGAGGATACAGGCATGTACTTTGGGAGCATGCAGGCATGCTCTTCGGGAGGATGCAGGCATGCTCTTCGGGAGTATGCAGGTATGCTCTTTGGGAGGATGCAGGTATGCTCTTCGGGAGGATGCAGGCATGCTCTTCGGGAGGATACAGGCTTCCTCTTTGCAGAGGGCGCAATGTTCAAAATGTATCTGATGTCGTTTTTTCCTTGCATAATTCGATGAGGCTATTATTGTTTGATGTAAGGCTGTTGGGGGTTACCCTATGAAGAGGGTATTAAGACTTTAGCAAAGGTTACTTCAGTCTGGGCATTAGTTGGAGTACCTACCCTATGAAGAGGGTATTAAGACATTTCTTATTTTGTTGTTAATTTGCTACAATTGTTGGAGTACCTACCCTATGAAGAGGGTATTAAGACACTATATATTTGTTCCCTAAAGCAGAACAAAAGCGGTTGGAGTACCTACCCTATGAAGAGGGTATTAAGACCTTCTGTTTCTGCTGGGTTTACTAAGTACTGCGTTGGAGTACCTACCCTATGAAGAGGGTATTAAGACCAAGCATTAGAACAAACCCAAACTGACTAATGTTGGAGTACCTACCCTATGAAGAGGGTATTAAGACATCTTCTGATAACTTGTCTACCAGTCCATCTTCGTTGGAGTACCTACCCTATGAAGAGGGTATTAAGACACCCCAAAGACCATTGATGTATTGGGTGTAGTCGGTTGGAGTACCTACCCTATGAAGAGGGTATTACAACCCGTAGGGGCGACCGGTCGGTCGCCCTTGTGCTTGCACCACCGCAACAGGACAGAGCGAACCCGCAGCATACTCAGGGTGTTACCCTGAGCTGATATATACAGCCCCTTCGGGGCAATGCCCTGAAAGGGCAATATATAACCAGGCCGGGGTAACACCCCGGACAGAAACGACCCTATGAAGAGGGTATTACAACCCGCAAGGGCGACCGACCGGTCGCCCCTACATTTTCCCTACCACTGAAGTAAACATACGGCCCTACCTTATCCCTTAGCCGGGTAGGGGTGCCTCCGCACCGAAACGGTGCATGGAATGCACCCTCTCCATGTATACCACTTTAAATTTCATCATAACTTTCAGAGAATTCGTCCAATGTTCCTTCAAAGAGCAATTTCTTGTTGTAGCCGTACACGGTTACCTTGTAATGCTCCTCAGATGCATCAACTTCACAGAGATAACTCAACCCCTCATCACTTTCATAGTCGTCACACATAAACCTGAATAACTGTCTATTTTTCCGAATCGTTTCTGGAGTCGTCTGTCGTAATGCAGTGATGAGTATCGGAGCCCAATTCTCGACATGTCCGTCCATATTAAAATACTTCGCACACACATATTTGCCCTTTGTTTCTATCCGGATCTTTGCTCGTGTCCCCATATGTCTCTCCTTTTTTATTAAATTTCTGAAGGATCATAATCATCTAACCCACAAAGCAAGAGCACCTTACCCCTTGTGTCCTCACTAAGGGTATTGAACTCTGCCAAGGTGATCCATCGGTTGCCGACCCAGTGAGCCAGCAGGAAGTATGCATTGCTTCGTTTCAGATCATTGAAACCCTGAGCGATTTCATTATCCCTGTTTTGTAACATTTTATAGACATGCAGATACTGCTTGTGATGATTGTGATGATTTAGTGTATCATCTGTTGTCTGCAATGCACCTGCCAGATCATTGAGGATTCCTTTGCATGCACGATCCAGTACTGCTGCTTTCATATCTCTGATTTTGCGCCATTCAGGCTCTGGTATCTTGATCATAATTATGAGTTCAGACTTTGTTCATTTCTCTGGGTTTGCTTTCCTGTTTGATCCATACCACCTTTCTGATAAGCACGCAATACGCGTTGTTAAAACAAACTCAGCTGCTTGCCAGCCTGCTTTTTCGTAAAAGATTCTTCAGGAATAGGGAATCCGAAGCCGGAACTTGGAAACGAAAGAACCAGAGAAAGAGCACAACCACAACGCATTTCTAACAAATTGATAATTTCTCCTGAAACATTTTGTAAGCACGATAAAATCTCTCCTTACCGCCTCAAATCCGCCCTGCAAAAAAAATAATTTAGATGGCATTTGCGCTGTTTTTCCTGTATATATTTTTCTCAGTATCTATACATTGCAAAAGAATAATCCGCTCCTGCTCCGCAGAGGGTTGGTCTTCCAACGACACAAAAACTATCTGCTCCATTTCAGCAGGATAGACGATCAAAAAAGGTGGTACATTGAAGAACGTCAGCAGAAAGCAGAAAGCAAATAAAGCAACTCAACGGGATGAACGCGGCTTTACCCTGATTGAGCTCATGGTGGTTATTGTTATCCTTGGTATTCTTGCCGGTATGATCGTGCCCAAGATCATGGATCGGCCTGAAGAGGCCCGACGCACCAAGGCCGGAGTCGATATCAGCGCATTGAGCCAGGCCCTGAAACTCTACAAGCTGGATAACGGCAAATACCCAACCACGGATCAGGGCTTACAGGCCCTGGTGGAACCGCCCTCTACTGGCCAACTGGCCAAAAAATGGCGCGAGGGAGGATACCTGGATAAGGCTAATGTGCCCAAAGATCCTTGGGATAATGACTTCATCTACATCAGCCCAGGAACACACGGTGACTTCGATCTCATGTCCTATGGCCCGGATAACGAACCCGGCGGTGAGGGTATGGATGCGGACATCAATAGCTGGGAAATGTAAGGTAGTTGTAGGGGGATGGCCCTGTGCCTGCCCGGCGGACAAAGGCGAACACAGGGGGGCGTCCCTACAGGATCAGGAATAATGGATAAGATTTGTCTTGTTACATTCCTAAGAGAGCGCACCGGTACCGACCAACAGGGCTTCACACTGATTGAGCTGGTTGTTGTCATGGTGCTGATCTCCATCACAGCCGCCTTTACCATGCCCAAAATTCAATCCAGCCTGTATAGCAATGAGCTCAGCGCCACAGCGCAGCGCTTTGTGGGGCTGGTCACCGAAGCAGGCCAGGAGGCCCGGGCAAAACATATTGCCTTTATCTTGCGCTTTGACCGCGAAACAAAGGCCTTTCTCGCCATCCCTGTCAGTACAGGACCGGAGACAGCTGAAGAAGAGGCAGAAAAAGCCTACCTCCGGGCCAAGCTGGATGATTCTGTCACCTTGACAGGCATAGAAACCAAGAACGAGGACTCCCCGACAGACAGCGATGATACAGGAATCAGCTTTACAACCAAGGGCTATACCAGAAAGGCGGCCATTCATTTTGAGAGTGATACCGGGGATCAGGTGACGGTCATGCTCTCTCCCTTTCTCGGCGTGGCCCGAATTCTGGAAGGGCATGTCTCGCTTGAGCAAGACCAGATCACACTGAACAGGTAGTTTATTGAGATAAGCAGACAACATAACATGCGCTCCCTTACGCCTTCCCAAAAAACAGATGCCGGTTTCACCCTCCTGGAAGTCATGGTTGCGGTGGCCATCATTGCCATGTCCTTTGTCTCTCTGCTGGGCTCCCAATCACAGAGCATCTCCATAGCTGACATCTCCCGTTTTGAAACAACGGCGGCCATGCTGGCCCGGGAAAAACTCAGCGAGCTGCAATTAGCAGGATATTCTGAGCTTACGGACGGGTCTGGCCAATTTGAAGATGATTTTTCCGATTATGCCTGGCAGAGCGAAGTAAGGGAGTTAGGTGAAGCTGAGACCGATATACCAGACAGCGATGGCATGCTCAAACTTCTTACCTTGAAAATCAGTCGCGGGGATGATCCAAACCAGACCTTCACGGTTCGCTCGGTAATCATGACCGAGATTGAACCTGCTGAGACAGAATGACTTCACCCGATTCTGAACAAGCAGGCTTCACCCTGCTGGAAATCATGCTGGCCGTGCTGATTCTCGGTCTGGTTGTGGCAATGGTGACAACCGCTCTGTCCGGGTCCATCAACGCCATTGATGCCACCATAACCCAGGGGGATCTCTATTATCGGGCCCAGGTGGCAATGGAACGAATCAACGAAGACCTGAGTTCGGCCCTGCTCACCAATGACATGGAATTCATAGGTCAATCCGGCAGCGACAGCAGTGAACAAACTGTCCTGCTCTCCTTTTCCTCCCTGGCCCATCTGGTCCTTGACCCGAAAAATGATCAACCAGGCCTGGGAAGGATTCACTATGCCCTGCAGGCTGATCCTGATCAGAGCGGTCATCTTCTCCTTGTGCGGAGCGATGCCCTTCAGCGTCCCACAGAAGACGGGGAAGAAAGCGGCGAGGTCGAGGCCTATATACTCGCAGATCAGCTCCGGTCGGTTGATTTCACTTTTTATGATTACCAAGGCGAGGAACAGGAAAACTGGGACACCACCGTGGATGAGGAGGATGAAGAGGCAAAGGCCAAACGCCGTCTACCAGCTGCCGTAACCTGCCGTTTGGAATTCTGGGTTGATATAGAAGCGGAACGAACTATCGTCTTCCAAACAACGGTTCTCCTGCCAACAGGCCTGATCCAGGCGCAACCAGAGGAAGACAGCTAATGTCTGCGTCTCAGCACCAAAAGGACTCCGGCATGGCCTTGATCCTGACCCTGATGGCGGTGAGCTTCCTTGTTGCGGTGACTGTTCGTCTCAGCACCTCGGTTAATCGCCAAATGATCTCTGCTGCTAACCAAAGCACAACAGTTCGTCTGGATGCCATGCTCTTGTCCGGGCTTCATATTGCCCGTGCCGCTTTGCTGGCAGACCAGCAACAGGAAGATAATACATCCGATACCCCACTTGATACTTGGGGAACCCTTGATTCCGCATTGCTTAGTGAACTCTTTCCCGGCACCCTGGATGTTACGGTGACGGACCTCTCTGGTCGCTTGCAGGCCAATGCCTTGGTCTGGACTGAGAAAGAAAAAAAAGCATGGAAAAAAAAGCAAAAGAGTAAAAACAAAAAAAAAGACCCGGAAAAACTGCAACGGAGCCTTTGGAAACGTTTTCTCAGTCTCGAAGACCTTGGGCTTGAAGCAATGGATGAAGAGCAGGTGGACATTATGCTGGACAGCCTGGTGGATTGGCTGGACAGTGATGATGAGCAAGAAGAAAATGGCGCGGAAAGAGGATACTACAGCGGCCTTGATCCCTCCTATGTTCCAAGCAACGGCCCTCTGCAACTGATTGAGGATCTGGTACTCGTCAAAGGTTGGGACCAGAAAATTCTTTACACCGGACTGAAGAAACGAGAGAATGCCTCTTCAAATCTCATTGACTATTTGACCTGCGGCGAGCAACCGGGTAAGGTCAATATCAATACGGCTCCTGCA contains:
- the gspG gene encoding type II secretion system major pseudopilin GspG; its protein translation is MKNVSRKQKANKATQRDERGFTLIELMVVIVILGILAGMIVPKIMDRPEEARRTKAGVDISALSQALKLYKLDNGKYPTTDQGLQALVEPPSTGQLAKKWREGGYLDKANVPKDPWDNDFIYISPGTHGDFDLMSYGPDNEPGGEGMDADINSWEM
- a CDS encoding type II secretion system protein; protein product: MDKICLVTFLRERTGTDQQGFTLIELVVVMVLISITAAFTMPKIQSSLYSNELSATAQRFVGLVTEAGQEARAKHIAFILRFDRETKAFLAIPVSTGPETAEEEAEKAYLRAKLDDSVTLTGIETKNEDSPTDSDDTGISFTTKGYTRKAAIHFESDTGDQVTVMLSPFLGVARILEGHVSLEQDQITLNR
- a CDS encoding prepilin-type N-terminal cleavage/methylation domain-containing protein, with translation MRSLTPSQKTDAGFTLLEVMVAVAIIAMSFVSLLGSQSQSISIADISRFETTAAMLAREKLSELQLAGYSELTDGSGQFEDDFSDYAWQSEVRELGEAETDIPDSDGMLKLLTLKISRGDDPNQTFTVRSVIMTEIEPAETE
- the gspK gene encoding type II secretion system minor pseudopilin GspK, translated to MSASQHQKDSGMALILTLMAVSFLVAVTVRLSTSVNRQMISAANQSTTVRLDAMLLSGLHIARAALLADQQQEDNTSDTPLDTWGTLDSALLSELFPGTLDVTVTDLSGRLQANALVWTEKEKKAWKKKQKSKNKKKDPEKLQRSLWKRFLSLEDLGLEAMDEEQVDIMLDSLVDWLDSDDEQEENGAERGYYSGLDPSYVPSNGPLQLIEDLVLVKGWDQKILYTGLKKRENASSNLIDYLTCGEQPGKVNINTAPALVLQALHGEMTEEIAADLISFRESEENKDTLKEITWYRNVPGFPSTISFDQILITTESNFFKITLTATENGLKRTGEGIVQRKKNQEQVLLYWKIQ
- a CDS encoding calcium/sodium antiporter, with product MDLIAAGGSLLIMLIAIYILAIMTDEYFIPSLDHISGLLKLPSNVAGASLMAMGSSAPELAIAMTALFQGSGEHSDVGIGTIVGSAVFNILVITGASALARPAKITLSVVLRDCLVYVTSIVLLLITFSDGKIHPFEALTFLLLYVFYLLILYKWNSWFPEETLAAAEHGEEENKQSQDATELSPGSIMGSLKHWLIKFLGIFAGEVEKSYLRVFFVSIAVIIGLSWVLVKSVIIFGDATAIPPVIVALTLLAAGTSAPDMISSVVVARQGRGDMAVANAVGSNIFDILIGLGLPWLIAMGMGMMTGGHIFVEVGTANLLSSTLVLLGTVFVLFIFLYTERTLSRKEGGILIFLYLIYVLWIVLWG
- a CDS encoding prepilin-type N-terminal cleavage/methylation domain-containing protein, producing the protein MTSPDSEQAGFTLLEIMLAVLILGLVVAMVTTALSGSINAIDATITQGDLYYRAQVAMERINEDLSSALLTNDMEFIGQSGSDSSEQTVLLSFSSLAHLVLDPKNDQPGLGRIHYALQADPDQSGHLLLVRSDALQRPTEDGEESGEVEAYILADQLRSVDFTFYDYQGEEQENWDTTVDEEDEEAKAKRRLPAAVTCRLEFWVDIEAERTIVFQTTVLLPTGLIQAQPEEDS